One part of the Brachyspira sp. SAP_772 genome encodes these proteins:
- a CDS encoding flagellar filament outer layer protein FlaA, whose amino-acid sequence MKRLSIFITMLILTVAFLLFAQDAAQDNGQEGNNNFVTESYTNFLIDDFEFANTWQASMPRDYGVISIIRREGGPADVTAENADANKYILGAKVEYFKTGYPWFSVTPPRPVKIPGFTKEISVWVAGRNHNNRMSFYIYDINGKPQNIGDEPLNFMGWKKITVQVPAKVKQEDFRGQTEQGISFMGINVKVDPRDSYGKYYIYFDNLEARTDMYLETYKEADDPLDTW is encoded by the coding sequence ATGAAAAGATTAAGTATTTTTATAACAATGTTGATTTTAACTGTTGCATTCTTGTTATTCGCACAGGATGCAGCACAAGATAATGGTCAAGAAGGAAATAATAATTTTGTTACTGAATCTTATACTAATTTCTTAATAGATGATTTTGAATTTGCTAATACTTGGCAAGCATCTATGCCTAGAGATTATGGTGTTATTAGTATAATTCGTCGCGAAGGCGGTCCTGCTGATGTTACTGCTGAAAACGCTGATGCTAATAAATATATTTTGGGTGCTAAAGTAGAGTATTTTAAAACTGGTTATCCTTGGTTTTCTGTTACTCCTCCTAGACCTGTTAAAATTCCTGGCTTCACTAAAGAAATTAGCGTTTGGGTTGCTGGAAGAAATCATAACAATAGAATGAGCTTCTATATTTATGATATTAATGGTAAACCTCAAAATATTGGTGATGAGCCTCTTAACTTTATGGGTTGGAAAAAAATTACTGTACAAGTTCCTGCTAAAGTTAAACAAGAAGATTTTAGAGGTCAAACTGAACAAGGTATAAGCTTTATGGGTATCAATGTTAAAGTTGATCCTAGAGATTCTTATGGTAAATATTATATTTACTTCGATAACTTGGAAGCTAGAACTGATATGTATTTAGAAACTTATAAAGAAGCTGATGATCCATTAGATACTTGGTAA
- a CDS encoding tetratricopeptide repeat protein: MIEKEIQQLFKLGKNAFIEERYEEAIYNLQKMIDIYNKSDLELYEEAIEDYNKVLELDSDYIEAYYKIAMAKINLNLYDEAMKDFDKVLYNAKSDSDKAYLYNLRGTLNERSENYDEAIKNYTKAIKLGYECYCERAIAKYNAGLIKESISDYKKAIELDADNYKIYYDKGIAELDLSLYEEAVKDFDKSIELNPNYYETYYNRGLANEALDNYEEASKDYEMTVKLNKEHEYAFNNLGSCYVKLKEYDKALENLYKALEINSELALPPNNIGEVKSRLALKEKNNIENYNKLNSEALEYFNKSYEIALEKNDGYEMNAIMDNMKELAAENIEPAIEFLKNNNIDY; this comes from the coding sequence ATGATAGAAAAAGAAATACAGCAATTATTTAAATTAGGTAAAAATGCTTTTATAGAAGAAAGATACGAAGAAGCTATTTACAACTTGCAAAAGATGATTGATATTTATAATAAATCTGATTTAGAACTTTATGAAGAAGCTATTGAAGATTATAATAAAGTTTTGGAATTAGATAGTGATTATATAGAGGCTTATTATAAAATAGCTATGGCAAAGATTAATTTGAATTTATATGATGAGGCAATGAAAGATTTTGATAAAGTTTTATATAATGCAAAGTCAGATTCTGATAAAGCTTATTTATATAATTTGAGAGGCACTTTAAATGAAAGGTCAGAAAACTATGATGAAGCCATAAAAAATTATACTAAGGCGATAAAACTTGGATATGAATGTTATTGTGAAAGAGCTATTGCCAAATATAATGCAGGATTAATAAAAGAATCTATTAGTGATTATAAAAAGGCTATAGAATTAGACGCGGATAATTATAAAATATATTATGATAAAGGGATTGCTGAACTTGATTTATCTTTGTATGAAGAGGCTGTAAAAGATTTTGATAAGTCTATAGAATTAAATCCTAATTATTATGAAACATATTATAATAGGGGTCTTGCTAATGAGGCATTAGACAATTATGAAGAAGCTTCTAAAGATTATGAAATGACTGTGAAATTAAATAAAGAACATGAATATGCTTTTAATAATTTGGGAAGCTGTTATGTAAAATTAAAAGAATATGACAAGGCATTAGAAAATTTATATAAAGCATTAGAAATAAATTCTGAACTTGCCCTTCCTCCTAATAATATAGGAGAAGTGAAATCAAGATTGGCTTTAAAAGAAAAAAACAATATAGAAAATTATAATAAATTGAATAGTGAAGCATTAGAGTATTTTAATAAATCTTATGAAATAGCTTTAGAAAAGAATGATGGATATGAAATGAATGCAATTATGGATAATATGAAAGAATTAGCCGCTGAAAATATAGAGCCTGCCATAGAGTTCTTAAAAAATAATAATATAGATTATTAA
- a CDS encoding methyl-accepting chemotaxis protein — translation MKKLNSLGFKIPFVICSIVVLIIIVMLISSVNIASTGISKSKLGGFDSTIAGYASVLDTWFDLQTSLISTYSVTPTVVKYLENDVNFTEELLSETINKFKDNNLYLINFGIADSEGDIFLDSMSSSALGKNLKDYIPNAWNKLIASNTDSVVYADELMQSEITSKWAMPAIKPVKDSYNITIGYIYIFLDWYMLHQTHFTGIDLGKTGGLFITTDKLYNIMDSLYENIAVMKINPVYQEAFRSGNVDGNLTYEINGQKRTAAYHKLKNQPWIIALAMMNYEIYEQNMKLIIAISIIGIISTIILAILVNLFIRTITKPLEIVVEEASKIEHGDLSSSKQRIKPRKDEIGILSKSFVSMRNKLVETITEVNEASNNIVNAAKELSTSNTDLSRRTESQAASLEETASSMEEMASTIKSSTDYAITGNNMMVSSKDAIENAGSIITETTKNIEAVFEASTKIKNITKIIEDIAFQTNILALNAAVEAARAGEQGKGFAVVASEVRNLAQTTQSSVKDITDLVDNTNEKINKATETAHQSQEIFIDIQQKIEDTAKIMKNISSTAMEQQAGVDQVNIAVSEMDTVTQHNASLVQESAYTSDNLLKQARSLQEAISFFKLSSDDVKKSKEDKSSKKIDITPKKDDIKKVNIESKPLRPVKKDVSISNDREFGETFSGSGNITDDGFSTF, via the coding sequence ATGAAGAAATTAAATAGTTTAGGTTTTAAGATACCGTTTGTAATATGTTCTATAGTTGTTTTAATTATAATAGTGATGTTAATATCTTCTGTTAATATAGCAAGCACTGGTATTAGTAAAAGCAAATTAGGCGGTTTTGACAGCACTATAGCTGGATATGCATCCGTTTTAGATACTTGGTTTGATTTGCAAACATCTCTAATAAGTACATATTCTGTAACTCCTACAGTTGTGAAATATTTAGAAAATGACGTTAATTTTACTGAAGAATTATTGTCTGAAACTATAAATAAATTCAAAGATAATAATCTCTATCTCATTAATTTTGGTATAGCCGATTCTGAAGGGGATATATTTTTAGATTCAATGTCTTCTTCTGCTTTGGGTAAAAACCTTAAAGATTATATTCCCAATGCTTGGAACAAATTGATTGCTTCAAATACAGACAGCGTTGTTTATGCTGATGAACTAATGCAATCAGAAATTACTTCAAAATGGGCTATGCCTGCTATAAAGCCTGTTAAAGATTCGTATAATATTACAATAGGCTATATTTATATTTTCTTAGATTGGTATATGCTTCATCAAACTCATTTCACAGGTATAGATTTAGGTAAAACAGGAGGGCTTTTTATAACTACTGATAAATTATATAATATAATGGATTCTTTATATGAAAATATAGCAGTTATGAAAATAAATCCTGTATATCAAGAAGCTTTTAGAAGCGGAAATGTAGACGGAAATTTAACATATGAAATCAATGGTCAAAAAAGAACAGCTGCATATCATAAATTAAAAAACCAACCATGGATAATTGCACTTGCTATGATGAACTATGAAATATATGAACAAAACATGAAATTAATAATAGCTATAAGCATAATAGGTATAATATCTACTATTATTTTAGCTATACTTGTTAATTTGTTTATAAGAACAATTACTAAGCCATTAGAAATAGTGGTAGAAGAGGCATCAAAAATAGAGCATGGCGATTTAAGCAGTTCAAAACAGCGTATAAAACCAAGAAAAGATGAGATAGGCATTTTATCAAAATCTTTTGTGAGTATGAGAAATAAACTAGTAGAAACTATCACAGAAGTTAATGAGGCTTCTAATAATATAGTTAATGCTGCAAAAGAGCTTTCTACTAGTAATACAGATTTATCAAGAAGAACAGAATCACAGGCTGCAAGTTTGGAAGAGACTGCTAGTTCTATGGAAGAGATGGCTTCTACAATAAAATCTTCTACCGATTATGCTATAACAGGAAATAATATGATGGTTTCTTCAAAAGATGCTATAGAAAATGCTGGAAGTATTATTACAGAAACTACAAAAAATATAGAAGCAGTATTTGAAGCTAGTACAAAGATAAAAAATATTACAAAGATAATAGAAGATATTGCTTTTCAAACTAATATATTAGCACTTAATGCTGCAGTTGAAGCGGCAAGGGCAGGCGAGCAGGGCAAGGGATTTGCAGTTGTTGCTAGCGAGGTTAGAAATTTGGCTCAAACTACTCAGTCATCTGTAAAAGATATTACTGATTTGGTAGATAATACAAATGAAAAAATAAATAAAGCAACAGAAACAGCTCATCAATCACAAGAAATATTTATTGATATTCAGCAAAAAATAGAAGATACTGCTAAAATAATGAAAAACATTAGTTCTACTGCAATGGAGCAACAGGCAGGTGTTGATCAGGTAAATATTGCTGTTTCAGAGATGGATACTGTTACTCAGCATAATGCTTCTTTAGTTCAAGAGAGTGCTTATACTTCTGATAATTTGCTTAAGCAGGCAAGAAGTCTTCAGGAGGCTATTAGCTTTTTTAAATTAAGCAGTGATGATGTAAAAAAATCAAAAGAAGATAAATCTAGTAAAAAAATAGATATTACTCCAAAAAAAGATGATATTAAAAAAGTTAATATAGAGTCAAAACCGTTAAGACCAGTTAAAAAAGATGTAAGTATATCTAATGACAGAGAGTTTGGAGAAACTTTTTCAGGATCTGGCAATATAACAGATGATGGTTTTAGTACTTTTTGA
- a CDS encoding pseudouridine synthase gives MRLNKYIASLNIASRREADNLIKNGKVKVNGEIILNPATQVTETDKVECNKDEESKIYIKLNKPRGYVVSTNRDEGKTIYQLLNNEVKGVYPVGRLDKDSNGLILLTNDGVFAKKIIGENSNCEKEYYVKVNDNIPDGALKKLEYGISLDGKKLKPAKTKRAAKNSFNIILTEGRNRQIRRMCQKIGFEVIILKRLRINNIFLNELKEGSFEYLTKEEIDCIMKS, from the coding sequence ATGAGACTAAACAAATATATTGCTTCTCTAAACATAGCAAGCAGAAGAGAAGCTGACAATCTTATAAAAAACGGCAAAGTTAAAGTAAACGGAGAAATAATACTAAACCCTGCAACTCAAGTTACTGAAACAGATAAAGTAGAATGCAATAAGGATGAAGAGAGTAAAATATATATCAAATTAAATAAGCCAAGAGGATATGTTGTATCTACAAACAGAGATGAAGGAAAAACCATTTATCAACTATTAAATAATGAAGTAAAAGGAGTTTATCCTGTTGGAAGATTAGATAAAGATAGTAATGGTCTTATACTTCTTACAAATGATGGGGTATTTGCTAAAAAAATAATAGGTGAAAACTCTAACTGTGAAAAAGAATATTATGTTAAGGTAAATGATAATATACCAGATGGTGCATTAAAAAAACTTGAATACGGAATATCTTTAGATGGCAAAAAATTAAAGCCTGCTAAAACAAAAAGAGCAGCAAAAAACTCATTTAACATAATTCTTACAGAAGGAAGAAACAGACAAATAAGAAGAATGTGCCAAAAGATAGGCTTTGAAGTTATCATATTAAAAAGACTAAGAATTAATAATATATTTCTAAATGAACTTAAAGAAGGAAGTTTTGAATATTTAACAAAAGAAGAAATTGATTGCATAATGAAGTCATAA
- the mfd gene encoding transcription-repair coupling factor, giving the protein MENTEISNILIEKFKNSEEYKSFDLNTVKNIYGIKGGGDSLFFAALFNDKNKSLMIIKEDENEAMLLSQALNFYNIENYYFPDYDSVPFTKMSPITDIVQDRLSILYKLINEDKFILITTIKSIARKLPNKETLKNNTINIKVNDKLNIDSLRLNLYDLGYVIEREVSEVGTCAVRGSIIDIYSILYNDPIRIELFDDEVESIRFFNIEDGKSYKNIEEITIYPVRESIYKDSLIEEFLDKDIDSELKDNIQKSKYFAGNENLLGIFNSNLQTIFDYANESIIFTDDALKLKNKLINVLSTTEENFNDIDNIFKSIYDNINSLYIDINYFENIIKNAINLSPFIVDNNIHKFSFEEGVSFKSKLTEFLDYIKDYRKKDYFIILSTSHYDQAKRFYKIMDNLEPKLIASEENINEESKTIEENNIIDNEENLDFSNNKNNFYIITTQSASGFIKDDIKTIFIADWEVFGRKRKRVKKIPKVNKNIIETFVDLNIGDYAVHVNYGIGKYLGLTRKLSNGKEKDYLTLEYAKGDKLYIPVEQMNFVQKYISGSGEEPKLTALGGSAWDKIKSKAREDALATARDLIKIYAIRSSVHGNIYGPDTQWQDDFEASFSYEETVDQLRAINDIKSDMESDKMMDRLVCGDVGFGKTEVAFRAIFKAVMAGKQCAILCPTTILSQQHYNNAKKRFEDFPVRIEVLNRFVSSRQAKKNKEMLENGSCDIIIGTHMLLSDDIKFKNLGLIVIDEEQRFGVKHKEALKKLRFETDVLTLSATPIPRTLNMALTGIRDISIIETPPLNRIPVKTYVMEFNENTVVSAIERELKRNGQVFYLYNRIDTIESFALMIKKLCPKASICVAHGRMTGVQLEKIMSDFINHKYDILVSTTIIENGIDIPNANTILIDNANKLGLSELYQLRGRVGRSDREAYAYMFYPENLALTEVAYKRLQAISEHTDLGAGFKIAMRDLEIRGAGNILGKEQSGMIYQVGYELYTQMLEEATNEYKGEIKEVTFDTVIDFKHNLFIPDEYISDPKEKISVYKLIMRSQSDEDIDMAKEYMIDKYGKMPKEMEDIFSIAKLKVILKRVRVLSVIEGHYNMYIKLDKYSKIDAKKVSKLVSLEGSGVYFDKENLNQLIMPVVDDSLVWKINKVREVILEIESLEEYKESSKEKSLADVNIESQKKNKQNNARKRKIIKINKRNN; this is encoded by the coding sequence ATGGAAAATACTGAAATATCAAATATCTTAATAGAAAAGTTTAAAAATAGCGAAGAATACAAATCTTTTGATTTAAACACTGTAAAAAACATATATGGCATAAAAGGAGGAGGCGATTCTCTTTTTTTTGCTGCTCTTTTTAATGATAAAAATAAAAGCTTAATGATTATAAAAGAAGATGAAAATGAAGCTATGCTCTTAAGTCAAGCTTTAAACTTTTATAATATTGAGAATTATTATTTTCCAGATTATGACAGCGTACCTTTTACAAAAATGTCTCCAATTACAGATATAGTGCAAGACAGATTAAGTATTTTATATAAATTAATTAATGAAGATAAATTTATTTTAATAACAACAATAAAATCAATCGCAAGAAAACTTCCAAACAAAGAAACATTAAAAAATAATACAATCAACATAAAAGTTAATGACAAATTAAATATTGATTCTTTAAGGCTTAATTTATATGATTTAGGATATGTGATAGAGAGAGAAGTTTCTGAGGTTGGTACTTGTGCTGTGAGGGGGAGTATAATAGATATATATTCTATTCTTTACAATGACCCTATTAGAATAGAATTGTTTGATGATGAAGTTGAGAGTATAAGGTTTTTTAATATAGAAGATGGAAAGTCATATAAAAATATTGAAGAGATTACAATATATCCTGTGAGGGAATCAATTTATAAAGATTCACTTATAGAAGAGTTTTTAGATAAAGATATTGACAGTGAATTAAAAGACAATATACAAAAAAGTAAATATTTTGCAGGAAATGAGAACTTACTTGGAATATTTAACAGCAACTTGCAAACTATATTTGATTATGCTAATGAAAGCATTATATTTACAGATGATGCATTAAAATTAAAAAATAAGCTAATAAATGTTTTATCAACTACAGAAGAGAATTTTAATGATATAGATAATATATTTAAATCTATTTATGATAATATAAACTCACTTTATATAGATATAAATTATTTTGAAAACATTATAAAAAATGCAATTAATTTAAGCCCCTTTATAGTAGATAATAATATTCATAAATTTAGTTTTGAAGAAGGAGTTTCTTTCAAATCAAAGCTAACAGAGTTTTTGGATTATATTAAGGATTATAGAAAAAAAGATTATTTTATTATACTCTCTACTAGTCATTATGACCAAGCAAAAAGGTTCTATAAGATAATGGATAATTTAGAGCCTAAATTAATTGCCTCAGAAGAAAACATTAATGAAGAGAGTAAAACAATAGAAGAAAACAATATAATAGATAATGAAGAAAATCTTGATTTCTCTAATAACAAAAATAACTTCTATATAATAACAACACAATCAGCATCAGGCTTTATTAAAGATGATATAAAAACAATATTTATAGCAGACTGGGAAGTATTTGGAAGAAAAAGAAAAAGAGTAAAAAAGATACCGAAAGTAAATAAAAATATTATAGAAACATTTGTTGATTTAAACATAGGTGATTATGCAGTTCATGTAAATTATGGTATAGGTAAATATTTAGGCTTAACGAGAAAACTCTCAAACGGAAAAGAAAAAGACTATTTAACATTAGAGTATGCCAAAGGAGATAAACTTTATATACCAGTAGAGCAGATGAACTTTGTGCAGAAATATATATCTGGAAGCGGAGAAGAGCCAAAATTAACAGCATTAGGCGGAAGTGCTTGGGATAAAATAAAAAGTAAAGCTAGAGAAGATGCTTTGGCTACAGCAAGAGACCTTATAAAAATATATGCAATTCGCTCTAGTGTTCATGGAAATATTTATGGACCAGACACTCAGTGGCAAGACGACTTTGAGGCTTCATTTAGTTATGAAGAGACTGTTGATCAACTAAGGGCTATTAATGATATAAAATCAGATATGGAAAGTGACAAGATGATGGATAGGCTTGTTTGCGGAGATGTTGGATTTGGAAAAACTGAGGTTGCTTTTAGGGCTATATTTAAAGCTGTTATGGCGGGTAAACAATGTGCAATACTCTGCCCTACTACAATACTCTCTCAGCAGCACTATAATAATGCCAAAAAAAGATTTGAAGATTTTCCTGTTCGTATAGAAGTCTTAAATAGATTTGTCTCTTCAAGACAGGCTAAAAAAAATAAAGAAATGCTTGAAAATGGTTCTTGTGATATCATCATAGGCACACATATGCTTTTATCTGATGATATTAAGTTTAAAAATTTAGGCTTAATAGTTATAGATGAAGAGCAGAGATTTGGTGTAAAACATAAAGAAGCATTAAAAAAACTTAGATTTGAAACCGATGTGCTTACATTATCTGCAACACCAATACCAAGAACATTGAATATGGCATTAACAGGTATAAGAGATATAAGCATAATAGAAACTCCTCCGCTAAATAGAATACCTGTAAAAACTTACGTAATGGAGTTTAATGAAAACACTGTTGTAAGTGCAATAGAGAGAGAATTAAAAAGAAATGGTCAAGTATTTTATCTGTATAATAGAATAGACACAATAGAATCATTTGCCTTAATGATAAAAAAACTATGCCCAAAAGCTTCTATATGTGTAGCACATGGAAGAATGACTGGTGTTCAGTTAGAAAAAATTATGTCAGATTTTATTAATCATAAATATGATATATTAGTATCCACCACAATAATAGAAAACGGAATTGATATACCTAATGCCAACACTATATTAATAGACAATGCTAATAAACTAGGTCTTTCAGAACTTTATCAATTGAGAGGAAGAGTTGGAAGAAGTGATAGAGAGGCTTATGCTTATATGTTTTATCCTGAAAACTTAGCATTAACAGAAGTAGCTTATAAAAGGCTTCAAGCTATATCAGAACACACAGATTTAGGTGCTGGTTTTAAGATAGCAATGAGAGATTTAGAAATAAGAGGTGCAGGCAATATATTGGGTAAAGAGCAATCTGGTATGATTTATCAGGTTGGTTATGAGCTTTATACACAAATGCTTGAAGAGGCTACTAATGAATATAAGGGAGAAATAAAAGAGGTTACTTTTGATACTGTTATAGATTTTAAGCATAATTTATTTATACCAGATGAATATATATCAGACCCTAAAGAAAAAATATCTGTTTATAAATTAATAATGCGTTCACAAAGCGATGAAGATATTGATATGGCTAAAGAATATATGATAGATAAATATGGAAAAATGCCTAAAGAGATGGAAGATATATTTAGTATAGCCAAATTAAAAGTTATATTAAAAAGGGTTAGAGTATTATCAGTGATAGAAGGGCATTATAATATGTATATAAAACTTGATAAATATTCTAAAATAGATGCTAAGAAGGTTTCAAAATTAGTTTCTTTAGAAGGGTCTGGGGTTTATTTTGATAAAGAGAATCTTAATCAATTAATAATGCCAGTAGTAGATGATAGTTTAGTTTGGAAGATAAATAAAGTGCGTGAAGTAATATTAGAAATAGAAAGCTTAGAAGAATATAAAGAAAGTAGTAAAGAAAAAAGTTTAGCAGATGTTAATATAGAATCTCAGAAAAAAAATAAGCAAAATAATGCAAGAAAAAGAAAAATAATAAAAATCAATAAAAGAAATAATTAA
- a CDS encoding flagellar filament outer layer protein FlaA translates to MKFYRSMRDISRYLIIICLFICLGSFAVYGQSASVYFETRVLYNFETLDEWQPISNGSRFMFTGDRTNENGVVMKYPNMRLFATKPFGMGNQGYNSTNSLSVSVSFFRKGYNFFDLVPTVQKIIPGKAQTFDVWVWGGNYDYTMEMLFEDYRGYTYTLPIGSLKYIGWRNLSTAVPSYIPQEEPYVPRAKGLRFLNFRFWASPEERADNFVVLLDYFQTVTDTFRESYDGSDIETTLGQEVGGSSAEQYAEGGAKVVGEDGGTTTTGDTTQQEAQQ, encoded by the coding sequence ATGAAATTCTATAGAAGTATGCGAGACATTTCTCGCTACCTCATAATCATTTGTCTATTCATATGCTTAGGTTCATTTGCTGTTTATGGACAAAGTGCTAGTGTTTATTTCGAAACAAGAGTGCTTTATAATTTTGAAACACTAGATGAATGGCAGCCTATATCAAATGGAAGTCGTTTCATGTTTACAGGCGATAGAACAAATGAAAATGGTGTTGTAATGAAATACCCAAATATGAGATTATTTGCAACTAAACCTTTTGGTATGGGTAATCAAGGTTACAATTCCACTAATTCATTATCAGTAAGTGTATCATTCTTTAGAAAAGGATACAATTTCTTTGATTTAGTACCAACAGTACAAAAAATTATCCCTGGTAAAGCTCAAACATTTGATGTATGGGTATGGGGTGGAAATTATGATTACACTATGGAAATGTTATTTGAAGATTATCGCGGTTATACTTATACATTGCCTATTGGTTCTTTAAAATATATTGGTTGGAGAAATTTAAGCACAGCAGTTCCTTCTTATATACCTCAAGAGGAGCCTTATGTTCCTAGAGCTAAAGGTTTAAGATTCTTGAATTTCCGTTTCTGGGCTTCACCTGAAGAAAGAGCTGATAATTTTGTTGTATTATTAGACTATTTCCAAACAGTTACAGATACATTTAGAGAATCTTATGACGGTTCTGATATAGAAACTACTCTTGGTCAAGAAGTAGGCGGAAGTTCTGCTGAACAGTATGCTGAAGGCGGTGCAAAAGTTGTTGGTGAAGACGGTGGTACTACTACTACTGGTGATACTACTCAACAAGAAGCGCAACAATAA
- a CDS encoding iron-containing alcohol dehydrogenase has product MNFNFYMPSKVIFGTGSLNKLHEQKLPGKKALIVTGGTSIKKYGYLNRLEEELKKANVSYVLFDKILPNPIKDHVMEGAALAKKENCDFVIGIGGGSSIDSSKSIAVMAANDGDYWDYIFGGTGKGKAIPNDPLPVVAITTTAGTGTEADPWTVITNGNEKIGFGYEKTYPYLSIVDPELMKTVPPKLTAYQGFDALFHSTEGYINKIATDMSDLFALKAIELIGKSLADAVKDGNNMKAREDVAMANTLSGIVESTSSCTSEHSMEHALSAYYPKLEHGAGLIIISREYYTTIANAHDCDEKMIDMAKALGKKDAAKAMDFVEALVDLQKACGVDNLKLSDYGITKEDLPKIAKNARFAMGGLFECDPHNFTDEEVLTILEKSYR; this is encoded by the coding sequence ATGAATTTTAATTTTTATATGCCAAGTAAAGTAATATTTGGTACAGGTTCTCTGAATAAACTACATGAACAAAAACTTCCGGGCAAAAAAGCATTAATTGTTACAGGCGGTACTTCTATAAAGAAATATGGTTATTTAAATAGATTAGAAGAAGAATTAAAAAAAGCAAATGTAAGCTATGTTTTATTTGACAAAATTTTACCAAACCCTATAAAAGACCATGTAATGGAAGGAGCTGCTTTAGCAAAAAAAGAAAATTGTGATTTTGTAATAGGTATAGGCGGTGGAAGCAGTATTGACTCATCAAAATCTATTGCTGTAATGGCGGCAAATGACGGAGATTATTGGGATTATATATTTGGCGGTACTGGTAAAGGTAAAGCAATACCTAATGACCCTCTTCCAGTGGTAGCAATAACAACAACTGCAGGCACAGGTACAGAAGCTGACCCTTGGACTGTTATCACTAACGGCAATGAAAAAATAGGTTTCGGTTATGAGAAAACTTATCCTTATCTTTCTATAGTAGACCCTGAGCTTATGAAAACAGTTCCTCCTAAACTCACTGCTTATCAAGGTTTTGATGCATTATTCCATAGCACTGAGGGTTATATTAACAAAATTGCAACAGATATGAGCGATTTGTTTGCATTAAAAGCAATAGAGCTTATAGGAAAGAGTTTGGCTGATGCTGTTAAAGACGGAAACAACATGAAAGCAAGAGAAGATGTTGCTATGGCTAATACTTTATCTGGAATAGTGGAAAGTACTTCAAGCTGTACATCAGAACACTCTATGGAGCATGCTTTAAGTGCTTATTATCCAAAACTAGAGCATGGTGCGGGTCTTATTATAATAAGTAGAGAATATTACACTACAATAGCAAATGCTCATGATTGCGATGAAAAAATGATTGATATGGCTAAGGCTTTAGGTAAAAAAGATGCTGCTAAGGCTATGGATTTTGTAGAAGCTTTGGTTGATTTACAGAAGGCTTGCGGTGTAGATAATCTAAAACTTTCCGATTATGGTATTACTAAAGAAGATTTGCCAAAAATAGCTAAGAATGCTAGATTTGCTATGGGCGGATTGTTTGAATGTGATCCTCATAACTTTACTGATGAAGAAGTATTAACTATATTAGAAAAATCTTATAGATAA